The following are encoded together in the Pleurocapsa sp. FMAR1 genome:
- a CDS encoding cyclic nucleotide-binding domain-containing protein, whose protein sequence is MINQFGRLTQLLLLAITVLTYNVIAMAIANSLFVSHVGAGKLPIVFILIGLCSFPIYGVFSQIADRYSRPLVFRYVLLGSMVTMIGLRLLLDIDLDWVYYVVLIAIFFQWDFNNNILYPGLLTDYFTTLEYKQNAPYIGIAQAVGTLVGGGLTILLSRYFPSQELLLCLPLFMAIAFGQLVYLEKSQRRLETSPLEFNLSILESLKTLPDLTKRYPLILFIAASTFLLVIIYISSEFLWFNIYGQHFKESELTGFLGLMRMIISLIQVAFLYGITRPLLKWVGVARLNALYPITTLLSLGGLLFNFNLAAGIGLQINGDALYKSINLPVHQLNYNGIPHQYVGRIRALSDGLIYSLGLTLAGVVLWICHLYLSLEQITLLAISLTVLLLLVRLPMGRFYTRSLEEMIRSDSINLDDFRDEQTQLPPQSSNVIREFLTDSDRYTQIKGLELAASVGNPQQFFAEIEALLPDADNSLRQGILKLFSSNLDRVTLQKFAHLLSDRNPQTRAASLEVLITNKYNFEPKQLQTLIVDRDKEVKTLGLIAAFQTTNGGNLDSSVAEQFWQTEITDTTAKAIARVVRYSQNPEFITLIEYLLPQVSPEVKQETLTALASLAHPQDHNIAKIALAEINHFEPMVRVAAFKLLEITRCPQMLKPVAEGLSDRHAQVRQQVANTLAAYGKSGLAVAKDNLTADNPHVVNTAIAAIGKVKSKQANEILYKHLTPEFQNLARIRRWQQQIPAQDPSWKLLAVAIEDYQQRLLQKVLYILSCLGYSRTVNLVTRVLATSDRRDLANAVEVLSSISHRRFIQPLIPLLEQTVSEKSEVRIEPTPQWLRKKGYKILLEALESGDRWIKTGASVALAVIPTALLKDPDPIVQSVAQEIFFPADRLTSPVSTSMNRLLLLRNIALFKNLSLDELFPIDRALEQRQVLVGETIYTEGSWGSYLYIIAEGKVQIVKQLDGEQQEIKQLSTGQYFGEIALFDEAPRWDGAIALEDSILLSLEKKRFISLISQRPHIILELCRFLSQRLRETDKYMSAKKMRPTPKG, encoded by the coding sequence ATGATTAATCAGTTTGGTCGTTTAACTCAACTCTTACTGTTAGCGATTACGGTGTTGACCTATAATGTCATTGCTATGGCGATCGCCAATTCTCTATTTGTCAGTCATGTTGGGGCAGGCAAACTCCCTATTGTCTTTATTTTGATTGGCTTATGTTCTTTTCCCATTTATGGCGTTTTTTCGCAAATAGCCGATCGCTATAGTCGCCCTTTAGTATTTCGCTATGTACTGCTGGGATCTATGGTCACTATGATCGGGCTGAGACTACTGCTCGATATCGACCTAGATTGGGTTTATTATGTTGTTTTGATCGCTATCTTTTTTCAGTGGGATTTTAATAATAATATTCTTTATCCAGGGCTACTTACAGACTATTTCACTACCCTAGAATACAAGCAAAATGCCCCCTATATTGGGATTGCTCAAGCGGTAGGCACTTTAGTTGGTGGTGGTTTAACTATTTTGCTGTCTCGTTATTTTCCTAGTCAAGAATTACTGTTGTGTTTACCGTTGTTTATGGCGATCGCTTTTGGGCAACTAGTATATCTAGAAAAGTCTCAGCGACGTTTAGAAACGTCTCCCCTAGAATTTAATCTAAGTATTCTCGAATCTCTAAAAACTCTGCCCGATTTGACCAAACGCTATCCTTTAATCTTATTTATCGCAGCAAGCACTTTCTTACTGGTAATTATTTACATAAGCTCTGAATTTCTCTGGTTTAATATTTATGGTCAACATTTTAAAGAATCAGAATTGACGGGTTTTCTGGGGCTGATGCGGATGATTATTTCCCTAATTCAGGTAGCGTTTCTTTATGGTATTACTCGTCCTTTGCTCAAATGGGTGGGGGTAGCTAGGCTAAATGCGCTTTATCCGATTACCACTCTTTTAAGTTTGGGCGGACTACTGTTTAACTTTAATTTAGCTGCGGGAATTGGTTTACAAATCAACGGCGACGCACTATATAAATCAATTAACCTACCTGTACACCAGCTGAACTATAACGGCATTCCCCATCAGTATGTAGGGCGTATTCGGGCTTTAAGCGATGGTTTGATTTATTCGCTGGGACTAACTCTAGCAGGTGTAGTGCTGTGGATCTGCCATCTTTATTTAAGCTTAGAGCAAATTACTTTACTGGCAATTAGCTTAACAGTGTTGCTGTTGCTGGTGCGGTTGCCCATGGGCAGATTTTATACCCGCAGTTTAGAAGAGATGATTCGCTCTGATAGTATTAATTTAGATGACTTTAGGGATGAGCAAACTCAACTACCACCTCAATCAAGTAATGTAATTCGAGAGTTTTTGACAGATAGCGATCGCTATACTCAAATTAAAGGATTAGAATTAGCTGCCAGTGTAGGTAATCCCCAACAGTTTTTTGCTGAAATCGAAGCTTTATTGCCTGATGCTGATAACTCACTGCGTCAGGGAATATTAAAGTTGTTTAGCAGTAATCTCGATCGGGTAACTTTGCAAAAGTTTGCCCATCTTTTGAGCGATCGCAATCCCCAGACTAGGGCAGCTAGTTTAGAAGTTTTAATCACCAATAAATACAATTTTGAACCCAAGCAACTGCAAACGTTAATTGTCGATCGAGACAAAGAAGTAAAAACCTTGGGTTTAATTGCTGCATTTCAAACCACCAATGGGGGGAATTTAGACTCTAGTGTTGCCGAACAGTTTTGGCAGACAGAAATAACCGATACCACCGCTAAAGCGATCGCTCGTGTAGTTCGCTATAGCCAAAATCCAGAATTTATTACCCTAATTGAATATTTACTGCCCCAGGTAAGTCCAGAAGTTAAACAAGAAACTCTAACTGCTTTAGCAAGCTTGGCTCATCCTCAAGATCATAATATAGCCAAAATTGCTCTAGCCGAAATCAATCATTTTGAACCAATGGTCAGGGTTGCAGCCTTTAAACTCTTAGAAATTACCCGTTGTCCGCAAATGCTGAAGCCAGTAGCTGAGGGATTAAGCGATCGCCATGCTCAAGTTCGCCAACAGGTAGCAAATACCCTGGCAGCCTATGGTAAATCAGGTTTAGCTGTAGCCAAAGATAACTTAACTGCTGATAATCCTCATGTAGTTAATACGGCGATCGCAGCTATTGGTAAAGTAAAGAGCAAACAGGCTAACGAAATTTTGTATAAGCATCTCACCCCAGAATTTCAGAATTTAGCTCGTATCCGCAGATGGCAACAGCAAATACCTGCCCAAGATCCAAGCTGGAAGCTACTAGCAGTGGCAATTGAAGACTATCAGCAACGTCTATTACAAAAGGTTTTATATATCCTTTCCTGTTTGGGCTATTCCCGTACCGTTAATTTAGTAACGCGAGTTTTGGCAACTAGCGATCGCCGCGACTTAGCCAACGCCGTAGAAGTTCTTTCTTCAATTAGTCATCGTCGTTTTATTCAACCTCTGATACCTTTATTAGAGCAAACGGTATCCGAAAAATCTGAGGTAAGGATCGAGCCTACTCCCCAATGGCTGAGGAAAAAAGGCTATAAAATACTCTTAGAAGCCTTAGAATCTGGCGATCGCTGGATTAAAACGGGTGCATCTGTAGCCTTGGCAGTCATTCCCACCGCTTTACTCAAAGATCCCGATCCCATCGTACAATCAGTAGCACAAGAAATATTCTTCCCTGCCGATCGGCTTACTTCTCCCGTTAGCACCTCTATGAATCGACTGCTTCTATTACGAAACATCGCCTTATTTAAAAACCTTTCCCTAGATGAACTCTTTCCCATCGATCGGGCTTTAGAACAAAGACAGGTTTTGGTAGGAGAAACTATTTACACCGAAGGAAGTTGGGGCAGTTACCTCTATATTATTGCCGAAGGAAAAGTACAAATTGTCAAGCAGCTTGATGGTGAACAACAGGAAATCAAACAATTAAGCACAGGTCAATATTTTGGCGAAATTGCGCTGTTTGATGAAGCTCCTCGTTGGGATGGCGCGATCGCTCTTGAAGACTCTATCTTACTCAGCTTAGAAAAGAAACGCTTTATTAGCCTTATTTCTCAGCGTCCTCATATTATTCTAGAACTCTGTCGTTTTTTGAGTCAAAGACTACGGGAAACAGACAAGTATATGTCTGCAAAAAAAATGCGTCCAACGCCAAAGGGATAA
- a CDS encoding LptF/LptG family permease: MDFNSIKKISKWRFPLIDSYITNQLSLFFLFSVGLLSSLGVSIGTVSDLASKITDYGLPIPVAILIFIYKIPEYVAYALPISILLSCLVIYGRLSSDCELVALLSFGINFYRITIPALLFSLIVTGITFLLNELIVPAANYQANLLQSDYITETELSRQKRDVFYPEYKSNLHNSASKKLQNIYFAEQYINQSFKKVTIISFEQEKISQITTAKLAQWNQSGQVWNLFDGEINKVGDSAEEMKTERFTYKQLPFSANVFEIAQKKRNFEDMNIQQAKEYLDLIKDSGAIVDVSKLKVSIQQKYAFPFICFVFALIGSTLGAKYSYLNRSKGFGICVAIVFVYYLLAFILGSLGITGILSPFWAAWTPNLLGLGMGGWLLIAVNN; this comes from the coding sequence TTGGATTTTAACAGCATTAAAAAGATATCTAAGTGGCGCTTTCCCTTAATAGATAGCTATATCACCAATCAATTGAGCTTATTCTTTTTATTCAGCGTTGGCTTATTATCCTCCTTGGGAGTGTCGATTGGTACAGTTTCAGATTTAGCATCTAAAATTACTGACTACGGCTTACCTATTCCTGTCGCTATTCTCATCTTTATATATAAAATACCTGAGTATGTTGCCTATGCTTTGCCTATTTCTATTTTGCTCTCTTGCTTAGTAATATATGGTCGTTTAAGTAGTGACTGTGAATTAGTGGCACTGCTTAGTTTTGGCATTAATTTTTATCGCATCACCATACCTGCATTATTATTTAGTTTGATCGTTACAGGCATAACTTTTTTACTCAACGAATTAATTGTTCCTGCTGCTAACTATCAAGCAAATTTATTACAGAGTGATTATATTACTGAAACAGAATTAAGTCGCCAAAAAAGAGACGTTTTCTATCCAGAATATAAATCAAATCTACACAATTCTGCCTCTAAAAAGCTACAAAACATTTATTTTGCTGAACAATACATTAATCAAAGCTTTAAAAAAGTAACAATAATTAGCTTTGAGCAGGAAAAAATAAGCCAGATTACTACAGCTAAATTGGCTCAATGGAATCAGTCTGGGCAAGTTTGGAATCTGTTTGATGGCGAAATAAATAAGGTTGGCGATAGTGCTGAGGAGATGAAGACAGAGCGGTTTACTTATAAGCAATTGCCTTTTTCGGCGAATGTTTTTGAGATTGCCCAAAAAAAACGTAACTTTGAAGACATGAATATTCAGCAAGCGAAAGAATATTTAGATCTAATTAAAGATAGTGGGGCAATTGTAGACGTATCTAAATTGAAAGTAAGTATTCAGCAAAAGTATGCTTTTCCTTTTATTTGTTTTGTTTTTGCTTTAATTGGTTCAACTTTAGGAGCAAAATATTCGTATCTTAATCGTTCTAAAGGTTTTGGTATCTGTGTTGCTATTGTTTTTGTTTATTATTTATTAGCATTTATATTAGGTTCACTAGGAATAACAGGGATTTTATCGCCTTTTTGGGCAGCATGGACACCTAATTTGTTGGGCTTGGGTATGGGGGGTTGGTTGTTGATTGCTGTAAATAACTAA
- a CDS encoding FMN-dependent NADH-azoreductase: MAHLLHIDSSPRGERSLSRQMSKEFIEQWKHKYPNDIVTYRDIGRNPVPHVDEPWIAAAFAPPEQRTPELWKAIELSDRLVDEFLAADIYVMGVPMYNFSVPSTFKAYIDQIVRIGRTIASEPNDSAHLKPLVLGKKMFVIEARGDSGFEPGGHYENMNHHDPYLRSLFGFIGITDITFIHVEKTDYGQKKLAELIASARTQIAQLVKS; encoded by the coding sequence ATGGCACATTTATTACACATCGATTCTAGTCCCAGAGGAGAGCGATCTCTCTCTCGCCAAATGTCCAAGGAATTTATCGAACAATGGAAGCATAAATATCCGAATGATATAGTCACCTATCGCGATATTGGACGCAATCCCGTTCCTCATGTAGATGAACCCTGGATTGCAGCAGCTTTTGCCCCACCCGAACAGCGCACACCCGAACTGTGGAAGGCAATTGAATTAAGCGATCGCCTTGTTGACGAATTCTTAGCTGCCGACATCTACGTTATGGGTGTTCCTATGTACAATTTCAGCGTTCCTAGTACGTTCAAGGCTTATATCGATCAGATTGTAAGGATAGGGCGAACCATTGCCTCTGAACCAAATGACTCTGCTCATCTTAAACCTCTTGTACTAGGTAAAAAAATGTTTGTCATCGAAGCCCGAGGGGATTCTGGTTTTGAACCTGGTGGACACTATGAGAACATGAATCATCACGATCCTTATTTGAGGTCATTGTTTGGATTTATTGGCATTACCGACATCACATTTATTCATGTTGAAAAGACTGATTATGGACAGAAGAAGTTAGCCGAATTGATCGCTTCTGCGCGTACTCAAATCGCTCAACTGGTTAAGAGTTAA
- a CDS encoding transposase codes for MTSHPPFHHQLLQYLGQHTNYSDYRHLITLSWMVVGVLMSQSLHLTEWEPFVVSRANKAESYQKRWSRFLQNSRIDEEKLYLPLVMAAIEHWSDKRIYLALDTTVLWNQYCMIHLSIICGGRAIPFLWQVEEHKSATISFTVYRKLLRKASWLLRHHDDVMLLADRGFAHQGLLKWLNKRTWHYCLRIPSDTLIHGVHRWRACPVSQLRTVKGEAKMYHQVRLWESGIERVNLAHAYPMGAAEPWTVITDETPTLNTFWQYGLRFRVEELFLDSKSGVFGLADSRLRTASKLSRLYLVVAIAILYSTVMGTTVQLSGLRTQVDVHCCRGLSYLKIGLRWLRGTIYKNRQLLKLLPLPYQDRERCFASHRAEADYYERLLFSRVRSLKCSV; via the coding sequence ATGACATCACACCCACCTTTTCATCATCAGCTATTGCAATATTTAGGTCAACACACTAATTATTCAGACTATAGACATCTAATTACTTTGAGTTGGATGGTGGTAGGAGTTTTGATGAGTCAAAGCCTTCATTTAACGGAATGGGAGCCATTTGTTGTCAGTCGTGCCAATAAAGCAGAAAGTTATCAAAAGAGATGGAGTCGTTTTTTACAAAATAGTCGAATAGATGAAGAAAAATTGTATCTACCTTTAGTGATGGCAGCAATCGAACATTGGTCAGATAAGAGAATATACCTAGCATTAGATACTACTGTACTCTGGAATCAATACTGCATGATTCATCTCTCAATTATTTGTGGTGGCAGAGCCATTCCTTTTCTATGGCAGGTTGAGGAACATAAAAGTGCCACAATTTCTTTTACTGTCTATCGAAAATTATTAAGAAAGGCATCTTGGTTGCTGCGTCATCACGATGATGTCATGCTCTTAGCAGATCGAGGATTTGCCCATCAAGGATTATTAAAATGGTTAAATAAAAGAACATGGCATTATTGCCTTCGCATTCCTAGCGATACCTTAATTCACGGAGTTCATCGTTGGCGTGCTTGTCCTGTTTCTCAATTAAGAACGGTCAAAGGTGAAGCTAAAATGTATCATCAAGTTCGACTTTGGGAATCAGGAATTGAAAGAGTAAATCTAGCTCATGCTTATCCAATGGGCGCAGCAGAACCTTGGACAGTAATTACTGATGAAACTCCAACTCTTAATACCTTTTGGCAGTACGGTTTACGCTTTCGAGTAGAAGAGCTATTTTTGGATAGCAAGTCTGGAGTTTTTGGTTTGGCTGATTCTCGTCTTCGGACTGCTTCTAAATTAAGTCGTCTTTACTTAGTGGTAGCGATCGCGATTCTTTACAGCACCGTAATGGGTACTACAGTTCAATTATCTGGATTAAGAACACAAGTTGACGTTCATTGTTGCCGAGGCTTGAGTTATCTCAAAATTGGTCTTCGTTGGCTGAGAGGAACTATCTATAAAAATAGACAGCTACTCAAGCTACTACCATTACCTTATCAAGACAGAGAAAGATGTTTTGCTAGTCACCGTGCTGAAGCTGATTATTATGAGCGACTACTTTTTTCTCGCGTGCGTTCTTTAAAATGTTCTGTTTAA
- a CDS encoding anthrone oxygenase family protein, whose translation MFALKLFAVLGCGLVAGVFFAFSTFVMPALARLKPQEGILAMQSINITVINPLFMTALFGTAVVCLFLVIFCLLKWHYSASIYLLVGSLLYIVGTVGVTIAFNVPLNDALAKVDRSSAEGASLWAEYLTNWTLWNHVRTIAASAATTALAIALRY comes from the coding sequence ATGTTTGCATTAAAACTTTTCGCGGTACTAGGCTGCGGGCTAGTAGCTGGAGTCTTTTTCGCCTTCTCAACTTTTGTAATGCCAGCCCTTGCCAGACTCAAACCGCAAGAAGGAATTCTTGCCATGCAGTCTATTAATATTACAGTGATTAATCCCTTGTTTATGACTGCATTGTTTGGTACGGCTGTAGTTTGCTTGTTTTTAGTTATCTTTTGCCTTTTAAAATGGCATTATTCAGCTTCAATCTACTTACTGGTTGGTAGCTTACTCTATATAGTTGGCACGGTAGGAGTAACGATCGCCTTCAATGTACCGTTAAACGATGCTCTAGCAAAAGTCGATCGGAGTAGTGCTGAAGGCGCGAGTTTATGGGCTGAATACCTAACGAACTGGACACTTTGGAATCATGTTCGCACAATAGCAGCATCAGCAGCAACAACGGCATTGGCGATCGCTCTACGTTATTAA
- a CDS encoding rhomboid family intramembrane serine protease, translating into MVPLKDENPIKIVPYITYILIAVNILVFIYELSLNSNQLDIFFHLFAVVPKELTASFNGVDVHQGIPEIVTPVTSQFLHAGFTHVGFNMLFLWIFGNNIEEELGRAKFVLFYLSCGVIAVLAQWFFSAMSTVPSLGASGAIAGVMGAYILKFPQAKIVTVIPLGIFFPLFKIPAVYFLGFWFVEQALNGISSFEVTASVGMESGGVAYWAHAGGFIAGAILGPMLGLFSSKSDEKVLNS; encoded by the coding sequence ATGGTTCCTTTAAAAGACGAAAATCCGATCAAAATTGTCCCTTATATTACCTACATCTTAATTGCAGTTAATATTCTGGTTTTTATTTATGAACTAAGCTTAAACTCAAATCAGTTAGATATTTTCTTCCATTTGTTTGCAGTTGTACCCAAAGAGTTAACCGCTAGCTTTAACGGTGTTGATGTGCATCAGGGCATTCCCGAAATAGTTACTCCCGTTACCTCTCAGTTTCTTCATGCGGGATTTACCCATGTTGGTTTCAATATGCTATTTCTCTGGATATTTGGCAACAACATCGAAGAAGAGTTAGGAAGAGCCAAATTTGTTTTGTTTTACTTATCCTGTGGCGTTATAGCCGTACTAGCGCAATGGTTCTTTTCCGCCATGTCTACTGTACCATCTCTAGGAGCGAGTGGCGCGATCGCTGGAGTTATGGGAGCATATATTCTTAAGTTTCCCCAAGCAAAAATTGTTACTGTTATCCCTTTAGGCATCTTTTTTCCGCTATTTAAAATACCTGCGGTATACTTTCTTGGCTTTTGGTTTGTTGAACAGGCGTTAAACGGCATTAGCTCTTTTGAAGTTACCGCTAGCGTCGGTATGGAAAGCGGTGGCGTAGCCTATTGGGCTCACGCAGGTGGATTTATAGCTGGAGCAATTTTAGGACCAATGTTGGGGCTATTTTCGTCTAAATCAGATGAGAAAGTTTTAAACTCCTAA
- a CDS encoding MFS transporter: MSISQNPDVAENTFKPVSKSPFNSWQLWNMNFGFLGIQFGWGLQMVNMSAIFELLGADADQLPILWLAAPLTGLFIQPIIGNLSDYTWTPLGRRRPYFLVGAILAFISLVLMPNCDNIWTAAGVLWILDTSANVSMVPFRAFVGDLLPKEQRTKGFAMQSIMLGLGAVSASTLPWILSHILHVSNARNSLHKIPLTVEVSFYVGSVLFLGTVLWTIVTTSEYPPQNLARFEQLKAERSGIYSSLRETWQTLGKMPVKMQQLAKVQFFTWLGIFCFFLYFPPAVARNIFGATSQNSVIYSDGIEWAGICFALYNAVCIGFSFLLPRIAQRLGRPLTHSICLLCGGTSLISLLVISNQYVLLLAMIGLGIAWSSALIMPYTMLSDSIPPQRQGIYQGIFNFFIVLPEIVASLGLGWVMQHLLHEDHLLAVVMGGIFLIIAAGLTLLIKSTPVNDLKLEAQAIETQENMASSGDETNSATEQVK; this comes from the coding sequence ATGTCCATTTCTCAAAACCCTGATGTAGCCGAGAACACATTTAAACCCGTTTCCAAATCTCCCTTCAACTCTTGGCAACTATGGAACATGAATTTTGGCTTTTTAGGTATTCAGTTTGGCTGGGGACTCCAAATGGTAAACATGAGTGCTATTTTTGAGCTTTTAGGGGCAGATGCCGACCAGTTACCGATTCTTTGGCTAGCTGCACCCTTAACAGGCTTATTTATCCAGCCAATTATCGGTAATCTCAGTGACTATACCTGGACTCCTTTGGGTAGAAGGCGACCATATTTTTTAGTCGGGGCAATTTTGGCATTTATCTCTCTGGTATTGATGCCAAACTGTGACAATATCTGGACGGCAGCAGGGGTATTATGGATTTTAGATACTAGTGCCAACGTTAGCATGGTGCCTTTTAGAGCATTTGTCGGCGATTTGTTACCAAAAGAGCAGCGAACCAAAGGTTTTGCGATGCAGAGCATTATGCTAGGTTTGGGGGCGGTTTCGGCTTCGACTTTGCCCTGGATCTTGAGTCACATTCTCCACGTAAGTAACGCCAGAAATTCTCTACATAAAATACCCCTAACGGTGGAAGTCTCTTTTTATGTCGGCAGCGTATTATTTTTGGGTACTGTCTTGTGGACAATTGTGACTACTTCCGAATATCCACCGCAAAATTTAGCTCGGTTTGAGCAGTTAAAAGCTGAACGTAGCGGGATTTACAGCAGCCTACGAGAAACTTGGCAGACTTTGGGCAAGATGCCAGTCAAAATGCAGCAGCTTGCCAAAGTACAGTTTTTTACTTGGTTGGGGATATTTTGCTTTTTTCTTTATTTTCCTCCTGCGGTGGCGCGCAATATCTTTGGGGCAACCAGCCAAAATTCGGTTATTTATAGCGACGGTATAGAATGGGCAGGAATTTGTTTTGCTTTGTATAATGCTGTTTGTATTGGCTTTTCTTTTTTATTACCTCGAATTGCTCAACGTCTTGGTCGCCCTTTAACCCATAGTATTTGCTTGCTTTGCGGCGGGACAAGCTTAATTTCTTTATTAGTAATTAGCAATCAATATGTTTTGCTTTTGGCAATGATCGGTTTGGGTATAGCTTGGTCAAGCGCGCTGATTATGCCCTACACCATGTTAAGTGATTCTATCCCACCTCAGCGTCAAGGAATCTATCAGGGAATATTTAACTTCTTTATTGTCTTACCAGAAATTGTCGCTTCTCTTGGCTTGGGTTGGGTAATGCAGCATTTACTCCACGAAGATCACCTGCTAGCGGTTGTAATGGGCGGAATATTTTTAATTATTGCCGCGGGATTAACTTTACTAATCAAATCAACTCCCGTTAATGATTTGAAGCTGGAGGCACAAGCCATAGAAACTCAAGAGAATATGGCTTCTAGTGGGGACGAAACTAATTCTGCGACAGAACAAGTAAAATGA
- a CDS encoding AraC family transcriptional regulator has product MKNPVKQQIECNNLPILSSQDRGWENILVEQFQHPAGEGRTCYTKEHAICISLAPRPVRLLQNKGGKVYAGLYGKGDISITPAETAFFARWDSEDRFVQIRISSNFLQNIARETLDTNPDCLEVISEFKTRDPQIESIGMMLLSELQENLGGKLYIESLVNVLAVNLLRQYSTTQPRLAIYEGGLNEPQLLQVLEYINEYLEREIKLADLARLLDMSQFHFSYLFKRSLGIPPYQYLLQQRIERAKQLLKQKERSIMDIALECGFNSHSHLSKQFRQFTSMTPKVYRANQSNTH; this is encoded by the coding sequence ATGAAAAATCCAGTTAAGCAACAGATAGAATGTAACAACTTACCAATTCTGTCCAGTCAAGATCGGGGTTGGGAAAATATTCTAGTCGAACAATTTCAACACCCTGCTGGAGAAGGAAGAACTTGCTACACTAAAGAACACGCAATTTGTATATCTCTTGCTCCGCGTCCAGTACGCTTGTTACAAAATAAAGGAGGCAAAGTTTACGCAGGACTTTATGGCAAAGGAGACATCTCCATAACCCCTGCTGAAACGGCATTTTTTGCTCGTTGGGACAGTGAGGATCGCTTTGTGCAGATTCGGATCTCATCTAATTTTCTGCAAAACATTGCTAGAGAAACTCTTGACACCAATCCCGATTGCCTAGAAGTAATCTCCGAATTTAAGACTCGCGATCCTCAGATTGAGTCAATTGGTATGATGCTACTTTCTGAACTCCAAGAAAATTTAGGCGGTAAGCTTTATATCGAATCATTAGTAAATGTTTTAGCAGTTAATTTACTTAGACAATACTCTACGACTCAACCTCGTCTGGCAATTTACGAAGGTGGTTTAAACGAACCTCAACTGCTGCAAGTTTTAGAATACATTAATGAGTATCTAGAGCGAGAAATTAAGCTCGCAGATTTAGCTCGATTATTAGACATGAGTCAATTTCATTTCAGCTATTTATTTAAGCGATCGCTGGGAATACCCCCGTACCAATATTTGCTCCAGCAACGAATAGAACGAGCAAAGCAGTTATTAAAACAAAAAGAGCGATCGATTATGGATATTGCCTTAGAGTGTGGGTTCAATAGCCATAGCCATCTTAGTAAACAGTTTCGGCAGTTTACAAGCATGACACCCAAAGTCTATAGAGCAAATCAATCGAACACACACTAA
- a CDS encoding class I SAM-dependent methyltransferase has protein sequence MADYKQQVIDFFDSRTSYDTEGEKHPREAKKLLSSVLVEPGQSILDIATGTGLLAISAAQKVAPTGSVIGVDFSSGMLAQAREKIAADGIDNLELIQKDIESIEFDAEQFDLIFCCSAIVYIVDVPGIIGKCYSWLKPGGCLVFTTPYKTSYMAEIHVRLCRELLNIDLPHIIRPLWTPEKCRWQLQQYGFKNIEIEVDRTKRLRSLTNRYDTHWHGQGFFPRGNPLTNLTAAQKELLLVGYQKAIADRVTDEGVWQDCTTLYVRAYK, from the coding sequence ATGGCAGATTACAAACAGCAAGTAATTGATTTTTTTGATAGTCGAACTAGCTACGATACAGAAGGAGAAAAGCACCCAAGAGAAGCGAAGAAATTATTATCATCTGTTTTAGTAGAACCTGGACAAAGCATTTTAGATATTGCTACAGGTACAGGATTATTAGCTATTTCCGCAGCGCAAAAAGTGGCACCTACAGGTTCGGTAATTGGTGTCGATTTTTCATCAGGAATGCTGGCGCAGGCAAGAGAAAAAATTGCAGCAGACGGTATAGATAATCTGGAATTAATTCAAAAAGATATCGAATCAATTGAATTTGATGCCGAACAATTCGATTTAATCTTTTGTTGTTCGGCGATCGTTTATATTGTTGATGTTCCTGGAATAATAGGTAAATGCTATAGCTGGTTAAAACCTGGAGGCTGTTTAGTCTTTACCACTCCTTATAAAACCTCTTACATGGCGGAAATTCACGTTAGGTTGTGTCGAGAATTACTTAATATCGATTTGCCCCACATAATTCGCCCTTTATGGACTCCTGAAAAGTGTCGCTGGCAATTACAACAATATGGGTTCAAAAATATAGAAATTGAAGTCGATCGCACCAAGAGATTACGATCGCTAACTAATCGTTATGATACTCACTGGCATGGACAAGGATTTTTCCCTAGAGGTAATCCTTTAACTAATTTAACCGCAGCACAAAAGGAATTATTGTTAGTAGGATATCAGAAAGCGATCGCCGATCGTGTTACGGATGAAGGAGTATGGCAAGATTGTACTACGTTATATGTTCGAGCCTATAAGTAA